The following are from one region of the Dermacentor albipictus isolate Rhodes 1998 colony chromosome 5, USDA_Dalb.pri_finalv2, whole genome shotgun sequence genome:
- the LOC139060010 gene encoding EEF1A lysine methyltransferase 1, protein MRSSESADDEGPPELSDYAKAALEEFLREREEQEKGTAPQEDWQLSQFWYSDETAAALANEALRAAGPEGAIACISCPTLYAKLRELGCKNTLKLLEFDRRFECHGEDFVHYDYNVPLEIPQDWQGKFTVVVLDPPFLSEECLSKTAETVQFLRPTFVILCTGAVMEPYAEQLLGLRPCNFEPTHTRKLGNEFKCFANYNLDEFCC, encoded by the exons GTCTAGCGAATCAGCTGATGACGAAGGTCCGCCGGAGCTGTCCGACTACGCGAAAGCCGCGCTCGAAGAGTTCTTGCGCGAGAGAGAGGAGCAAGAAAAGGGAACTGCACCACAGGAGGACTGG CAATTAAGCCAGTTCTGGTACAGTGACGAGACAGCAGCGGCTTTGGCCAACGAAGCATTGCGTGCAGCAGGACCTGAAGGAGC GATTGCTTGTATCTCATGCCCAACTCTGTATGCTAAGCTTCGAGAGCTAGGCTGCAAAAACACACTCAAGCTCCTAGAGTTCGACCGGAGGTTTGAATGTCATGGGGAAGACTTTGTGCACTACGACTACAACGTCCCGCTCGAGATACCTCAGGACTGGCAGGGGAAGTTCACAGTGGTGGTGCTCGATCCCCCCTTCCTCTCTGAGGAGTGTTTGTCAAAAACTGCGGAAACGGTACAATTCCTGCGGCCCACATTTGTAATCCTCTGCACAG GTGCAGTGATGGAGCCCTATGCAGAACAGCTCCTCGGCCTTCGACCATGCAATTTTGAGCCCACACACACACGGAAGCTTGGCAACGAGTTTAAATGCTTTGCCAACTACAACTTGGATGAATTTTGCTGCTGA
- the LOC139060011 gene encoding mitochondrial pyruvate carrier 2-like, with the protein MAALYRALVSTGDKFVPGKLRPLWEHPAGPKTIFFWAPSFKWALVIAGIGDLARPAEKLSASQSTALAATGIIWSRYSMVIIPKNYNLFSVNIFVALTGLYQLLRIYRYNQSLKVENKS; encoded by the exons ATGGCTGCTCTTTATCGTGCCCTTGTGTCTACAGGAGACAAATTTGTTCCCGGAAAACTCCGCCCGCTGTGGGAGCATCCGGCAG GCCCCAAGACTATCTTCTTCTGGGCACCTTCGTTCAAATGG GCTCTAGTTATCGCCGGAATCGGCGACTTGGCAAGGCCAGCCGAGAAGTTGAGCGCTTCGCAGTCAACAGCGCTGGCTGCTACTG GAATCATCTGGTCACGATACTCCATGGTCATCATCCCCAAAAACTACAACTTGTTTAGCGTGAACATCTTTGTAGCCTTGACTGGGCTCTATCAGTTGCTCAGAATCTACAG ataCAACCAGTCATTGAAAGTGGAGAACAAGAGCTAG